A region of the Dickeya chrysanthemi NCPPB 402 genome:
CCCTGCATCTGGCGGCGCGTTACCTGTTGAGTTTGTTCGAGACCACGCGTTATGTCGCCTATAAGCAGGTAGACCATGAGTATCTGGCCGGTTTTCAGCAGGAGTGCGTCAGTTTTCAGCGCCAGACCGTATATGTGTTTCGCTGGATGCCTGCGGCGGCGGATACGCCGACAAAAACCGTCTTGCTGGTGCATGGCTGGGAAGGCCGCGGCATTATGTTTCGGCCGTTGTGCGAGGCGTTAAAAGCACAGGGGTACGGCGTGGTTATGCCGGATCTGCTGGCGCATGGGTTGTCTGAAGGGAAACGGGTATCCAACTACGAGCTGGCCGGCTTGATTATCGAATTGGGGCGGCGCTATGGTCCGTTTCACGCGGTTGTGGGGCACTCTAGCGGCGGCCTGGTGTGTAGTCTGGCGTTGGCGCAAGGTTTGGCGGCGCAGCGGCTGGTACTGCTGGCAAGTCCGGACAACTTCGGCAAGATGATCGATCGATTTCTGGCGGGGGCATCGGTGTCGGCGTCGCTGGCCGTACCAATGAAAACGATTTATGCGCAGCGTTTCGGCTTCCATCCAGACCAGATCGGCGAAGCGCTGTATCGCTCGCTGGATTGCCCGGCGTTGATTTGTCATGACCAGCAGGATGCGCGGGTGCATCCTGCTGTTGCCGACGAGATTCATCGCGCGTTCGCCCGCAGTGAGATTTTTTACACCCGCGGGCTCGGGCACCTAGGGATTTTACGCAGTCCTCTGGTACATCAGCGCATTTTGTCGTTTTTATCTGATGCCGGGACGGGAACCGAAACGCCGTGCGCGCCACTCATTCATGATACGGCAACATGTCATGCGCCCTCGGCGGCGGCATGCGGTGGCCCGATGCCGGTGGTATCAAAACCGATGTGATGGCGGCAGCGTCTCGTCCGGGGCGGGGGTAATCAGGCCCGCCACCGCGATGGCGGGCACATGATCAATTACAAAGATTATGGATATTATCCAGCAGCACGTGACGAGAAAACAGGTGACGCTGTTTGCCGAAAATAATATCGAAACTCATGTTTTGCAGAGTACGGGGTGACTCGTTTTCTCGTTCCAGTGAAACCAATTTGCGGTATTTCAGCGGCGGAATATTGTATGTCTTGGTAAAACAACGCGAGAAATGGGGGAGTGAGGAAAAACCGCAGGCGTAGCAAATATCGGTAAGCGACCAGTTAGGGGAAATATGAATGATCTCTTTGGCCAGCGTCAGACGTACACGCCAAATCCAGCGCATCGGTGTAATGTTATAAACCTGATTGAAGAGACGGCAGATATCGAATTTTGATTTACCGCTGACGGCTTCAAGATCTTCCAGCGTAATATTGTTGCCGATATTATCGATAATATAGTCAATAATTCCCGCCAGGCTGGTTGCTTTATTATTGGCTGCCAGTGTTTTTCGCAGGTTAGGGTGGCGGCGGTACATATCCTGAATCAGATTATTGTTGAAAATATCGTTGTCTAACGTGTGGGCAAAAGTGTTCTGTAAGCTCATGGTGTCATCCCAAAAAATAGATTCCCCGCGTCTGGTCCTGCTTAATCCAAAAATCCTTATAGCGGTGAAGTCAGTGGTTAATTATTGTCCCTTGGTCGGATGTACGAGCTGTCTGACGCAAATTGTGTGCCATGTTGTGAAGGGTTGTTTTTCAAGGGAAATGCTTACTCTTACCTGTAAATCGTCCCATTAATGGGACGATTGCGTGTCAAACATGGGATTATTCGTCTCGCAATTGGCAATCCGGATACGTTACGCTCACGATGATTTGAGTGTGCGTACGCAGTGTCGATAAGAAGCCAGCCCTACGCCGTGGCTGACGACTGTCGGCAGCCTGTCTGCTAACAAACAACGCATCAGATGTAATTGGTATGATTTATGCTGGGACTCATCGAAATGAGGGAATCGGTTTGCCGGCGATCAGGCATGTGCAGTCGTGCTGCCGAGGGACAGGAGCGGTACGCTACGGCCGATTAGCGCGAGAAAAAAAGGCGACCACAGTGGCGAGATGGGCGTATTTTGGACACATTTTTAAAACCAGAGATAAAAGTGAGAGGCCCGCTGCCTGTAAGATACCCTCGGCCTCAGGAAGGCTGACTCTACTTATACACTGAGGATTTCCCATGACCGTGCTGGTTCAACTTGATAATGTGCATAAAATTTTTCTTACCGATGAAATTGAAACGCATGCCCTTAGCAAGATAAACCTTTCTATTCACACGGGAGAATACGTCTCTATCGCGGGGCCGTCCGGTTGTGGGAAGTCGACGTTGCTGTCCATTATGGGATTGCTGGATGCGCCAACGGAGGGGCAATACCGATTGAACGGCACGGATGTGGAACGCATCAGCCGCCGGGAGATGGCCCGACTGCGCAACCGGGAAATCGGTTTTATCTTTCAGTCCTTCAACCTGATAAGCGATCTGACCATCGCGGAAAACGTAGCGCTACCGCTGACTTACCGTAAAGAGTTGTCGCGTGCTGAGCAGAAAGCGCGGGTGATTCAGGCGCTGGAGAAGGTCAATATGTCGCATCGCGTACGGCATTACCCTTCACAGCTGTCCGGTGGGCAGCAGCAACGGGTTGCCGTCGCGCGCGCCATTGTCGGCAAACCGTCGTTATTACTGGCGGATGAACCCACCGGCAACCTGGATTCCGCCAACGCCGAAGCGGTGATGAATATTCTGGATGAGCTGCATCAGGACGGCGCGACCATCTGCATTGTTACCCATGACCCGCGTTCCGCCATGCGCGCTCAGCGTACCATTGTGCTGTCCGACGGACAGGTAGTGGCCGATGGCGAAAACGGGCAACTGCGTCAGGCGGTATGACACGATGAATTTCTGGTTTGATATTCGTTATGCCCTGCGCTTGTTGCTGAAAAGCCCCGGATTCAGCGTACTGACTATTACCGTCATGGCGTGTGGATTGGGATTGGCGCTGTATATGTACTCTGTTATCAACACCATCATGTATAAAACGCTGCCGTACCCGAAGGGTGAAGGCATGGTGATGGTGACGCCGAAAATGGACGGCGAGAGTCTTAATGATGCCGGGCTAAACTTTTTAGACTATGAGTTTATCCGGCAGAAAGCGACGAGACTGCAGGATATCAGCTATTTTTATGCGGATTACGCCGACCTGAAAGATAGCGAAAAGTCGGTCCGGTATATTGCGGTGTACAACACCCCGGACATGTTTGGTTATACCGGCGTTATGCCTTTTCTCGGTCGTGCCTTCACTTTGCAGGATATGCAATCCGATGCTGCGCCGGTTGCGGTAATTAGTTATCAGCTTTGGCAAAGTTACTTTAATGGCCGTAGCGATATTCTTAATCAAACTGTCAAAGTAAACGGCAGTAATACCCAGGTGATCGGCGTAATGCCCAAGGGGTTCGCTTTTCCTTTCTATCATGACCTGTGGCTTCCTTCGCGTCTCGACCCCAAACTCTTTCCTGACCGGGAAATGGCGCCGGAGGTATTTGTCTTCGGGCGACAGCCGTCAGAGGGTAAGGCGATGGCCGCCACTCAAGAGCTGGATAGCCTGCTGCAGGACGCGGCCCACCAGTATCCGACTAAGACGAATAAAAGTATTTCGGCGAATGTGTTGTCTTTTCAGGAAAGTTTTACCGGGGAAGAAACGGCGCAAACCTTTTTTGTCATGTTGTCCGCAGTGGGTTTTATCCTGTTGCTGGCTTGTTTCAACGTTGGCAACCTGTTGTTGGCGCGATCTAATCAGCGTACCCGGGAAATCGCTATTCGCATGGCGATAGGGTCGCCGATGTCCCGGCTGGTAATGCAGATGCTGTGGGAAAGTCTGATCATCAGTTCTATTGCCGGAGTCATCGGCGTGTTGCTGGCCTCCTGGGGATTGGATATCACCAATTATATTTTTCCTAAATTTGTACCGAACAAAGTACCGGTCTGGTGGCATTTGTCGCTGGATGGCGGATTGATTCTGGATGCGGTCATCCTGATTCTTGCCACCGCGCTGATCACCAGCGCACTGCCGGCATGGAAAATCGCTAACGGCAAATTTGCTTACGCATTGCGTGACGGCGCTAATGGTGTTCAAGGAAGAAAAACCGGGCGTTTCAGCCGATCGTTGGTGGTCGTTGAGGTAGCGTTGTCTTGTTCAATACTCTGTATCAGCGTATTGCTGTTGTTTCTGGTTATGCGTGCCACCAAAGCCGATTATGGCGTGCCTATCGATAATTTTTTGGTCGCGAAAATCAATGTCGATCAGGATAGCTATCCGGATGATGATAGCCGCCGGAAGCTGTATTCCTCGTTGATTGATCAGATTTGTGCGATTCCGGGTGTGCAAGCTTGTGGTATTACGTCCAGTACACCGGGACAATTCACCTTTCCTCATCAGATAGTGACGGAAAGTAGTCTGCCCGAGGGGCAGGATGCTTCGCCTTATTCACTTGTGAATGATGTACGCGTAATGCCGGGCAGCCTGACGGCGATGGGCGCAAAATTGTTGAGCGGCCGGGAGTTTACCGAGAGTGACATTGACTCCACGCTGCCGGTTGCCGTGGTAAGCGATTCGTTTATCACTAAATACTGGCCGCATGAAAAAGCGGTGATTGGGAAGCAACTGCGTTTTCGCGACGGCAATGATTATCGTTGGTTCACCGTCGTGGGGGTGGTTTCACATATTATCCACGGGCGGCCGTTCAGTGAGTTCAAGACCCGTCCGACAGTGTATCGTTCCCTGACGCAACTTCGGCAGGTCAATCCGTCACTAACGATGATGATTAAGGCTCCACAGCCGCCGCGGTTTTCAAAACCGCTACTCAATGTGCTCAATACATTAGGTCCAACCATAGAAAGTACCCCGCCGCAGACGCTAAGCGAGCAACTCTCCCGCAATACCATTGGCGTACAGTTCGTCACCAATCTGTTCCTGCTGTTTGGCGCGGCGGCGATGGTACTTGCCGCCAGCGGCATTTATGGTGTGACGCAACACGCTATAAACCAACGAACCCAGGAGATAGGCATCCGGCAGGCGTTAGGTGCGACACCGACCCGATTACTCCGTATGCTTATGTTCTCGGGGTTCAGACAGTTATTCGTTGGTCTGGCGCTTGGATTACCGTTAGCGATATTTGCTGCGCCCAAGATCAATCGGGTATATGGCGATGGCGGCGGTAACTTCATGCTGTTGTTTGGTGGTGTCGCTCTGTTTATCGTGATTATCGTCGCGCTGGCCACCTGGATCCCGTCCCGACGCGTCATCATGATGAAACCGGGTGATGCGATACGTTATGAATAAACGGGGCGGGCAGCATATTGCTCAACGCTCCAGTTTCCCGCAACAGAGCCGTTAATAGTTACCACGGATCGATTATGCTGTAAGGGACTCGCGGCAGGTGCTGCTTCCCTGCGGCGTAGTCCGTCAGTGTGAATTTCAGTATCAACCCGCGTGATAAGGACCCATATGGCGGATAAGCAACATATCCTCATTGTTGATGATGACGCACATATTCTGGCCAGCTTGCAGATGCTGTTGTCCATGGAAGGTTATCAGGTCACACTCTGCTCCGCTGTCGAGCAGGTGCCTGTTCAGTTATCCCAACATGATTTTGATTTGATCTTGATAGATATGAACTATCAGCGCGATACCACGTCCGGGCAGGAGGGATTGGTATTGCTGGAAGAGATCAAACGGTATGACGAATACCTGCCTGTGGTGGCGATGACGGGCTGGGGCAGCGTCGATATTGCAGTCAGCGCGATGCGGGCGGGAGCGGTGGATTTTATCCAGAAACCCTGGGACAACGAGCGGCTGCTGAATGTGATTCGTCAGCAGATCTCTTTTAGCCTCAGTCAGCGCTCCGGTAAACGCCTGAAAGAAGAAAATAAGCTGCTGAAACTGGAGCTGGAAGACAATTTTAATGGCGAGTGGGTGGTGGAATCCGCGCCGATGAAACAGCTGATGCGGATGGTCGAGCAGGTCGCGGCGACGGAAACCAACATCCTGATTTTGGGTGAAAACGGTACCGGCAAAAGCCTGTTGGCCCGGGTTATCCATCAGCTTTCTTCGCGCCGTGACGAGAATATGGTGTCGGTGAACATGGGGTGTATCAACGAGAACCTGTTCGAAAGCGAAATGTTCGGTCATGTAAAAGGGGCGTTTACCGATGCGCGGGAAAGCCGTGTCGGGCGTTTCGAACTGGCGGATAAAGGTACGCTGTTTCTGGATGAGGTAGGTAACCTGCCGATGACCCAGCAAAGCAAGTTGTTGCGTATTCTGGAGGAGCGGAGTTTTGAGCGGGTGGGGTCATCCCGCACCCTGAAAACCAACTGCCGCATTATTGCCGCCACGAACGCCGATTTAAGCGCCAGAGTGCGTGAAGGGACGTTTCGTCAGGATCTCTATTACCGTCTCAATACCATTGAGTTACACGTGCCGTCGCTGGCGGAGCGGCAGCAGGATATTATGCCGTTGGCGCTGAATTTCATTGACCGGTACGCCAGAAAATACAACAAGCCGGTGCCGGAGCTCAGCGCGTCCGGGCAGGCGGCGTTATATGGCTATCACTGGCCGGGGAATATCCGCGAATTGAGTCATTTGCTGGAGCGTGCGGTGCTGCTGTGTAGCTCATCCCGGCTGAACAGTGAGGATATCTTCCCGTCACTGCCCGGTGCACCGCAAAAAATGGCGAGAGCCGAGCCGGAACTGGCTTGTGATGCGACTCTGGCCGATATTGAAGAACGTCTGCTGTGTCAGCGTATGGCGAAATTTGAGGGGAATGCCATCAAGGCGGCCCGTTCGCTGGGGCTGAGCCGCAGTGCGTTTTACCGACGACTGGAAAAATACAAGATTAACCATGAGTAAACTCGACTCCTCTTTTGAGCCTCCTCACCTGTTGTCATTCAATGTCGCGGCGATCGCGGGGTTGCTCGGGTATTTTCTGCTATGGCTGTTCCCCGATCAGTCGGTATATCTGAAAATACTGACGGTATTTATCATTTTCCTGTGTCTGATCTACAGCAGCTTTACGTTTTCCGAACGCCTGAACGGCAAGATCCATGTCGTCTCCAACCTGCTGGAAGCGCTGGAGCAGGAGAATTTCAGCTTGCGCGGCGTGACCAAGGGTAAAAGTGCGTTCGATAATCTGATTCGACAGATTAACCAACTGTCCGGCACCATGGCGCGCAGCCGTCAGCAACAAAAAGAGACTTACTATGTGCTGCACAAGGTTATCTCCAACATTAATATCAGCGTGTTTGCGCTGGATGCCGAGCGACGCATCATCTGGTGCAACGATGCCGCGGCGGCATTAGTCAACAAGCCGCTGTCGTTACTGATAGGGCAACCGGCGGCGGAGTTCGGCCTGGAAGGTTTGTTGCAGCAGTCGTCCGATGCTGAACCCGTTGACTGGCGTTTTCCCAGTTCGCGGGGGATGTTCCAGATTCGCCACGATTCTTATATTGAAGATGGCCGACAAAACCACCTGTTATTCATCAGCGACGTGAGCAAACTGTTGCGTAACGAAGAGCAGAAAACCTGGCAGAACCTACTGCGGGTGATCAGCCATGAGATCAACAATTCGTTGACGCCGATTGCGTCCATCAGCCAGACGCTGTTGCAGGTATTCAGGAGAGATAATCAGCACCCGTCGGCGCCGGATCTGATTAATGGCATGGAAATTATCAATAATCGCGCCCGCGAGCTGATCGCTTTTGTCGGCAGCTATCGGCAGTTAAATCGCCTGCCGCCGGCCAACAAACAATCGTGCGATATCGCCGGGCTGATGATGCAAATGGCGATGCTGTTTCCACAACGCAAGCTGGTTTTTTCCGGTGAGACGCCGCAGCGGGCGATGATTGACGCCAATCAAATGCAGCAGATGCTGATCAATTTGCTCAAGAATGCCGATGAAGCGATGGAGTCTGGGAAGGGTGAAATTGTGCTGCGCTGGAAAGTGATTGCCCGGCAATTACACATCGAGATTATCGATCAAGGTAAAGGGGTGGCGAATATCGAAAATCTATTCGTGCCGTTTTATACCACCAAAACGCATGGCAGCGGCATTGGCCTGATCCTGTGTCGACAAATTGTCGAAGGGCATGACGGGCATCTGACGCTGGAGAACCGTAAGGATGCAGAAGGTTGTGTCGTCAATATCTTCCTGCCGCTGGGATGACCTGACGGCGAGAACAGGGTCATCCCCCCATTGCGTCGTGGTGCTGCGGGCGCAACTGGCGCATCCGACGCTAGTCACACAGGCTCGTCAGGCCTGCGGTCTTGACGGAACGGCGCAATTGGCGTCGCGTCAGTTGGCGGAAGGAATGCTGCGAACGCTGCTGGCTCCGTTATGTCGGCAGGAAGCCGCGGCGCTACGCTTTGAGCGTAACCCACATGGCAAACCGTTTTTACCGCAACACCCGGCCATTCAGTTCAACCTGTCCCACACGCATAGCGCGTTCGCGTTTGCTTTTGCTCGTCACTGCGCGGTAGGCGTGGATGTAGAAAGCTGTCAGGGACAGGTGAACCGCAAACGAGCGGTGGCGGCACGCTTTTTTCACCATGACGAAATTCGCTGGCTGGACTCGCTTGATGACGCCGGCTTCCTGCCTGCCTTCACCCGCTTGTGGAGCCGCAAAGAAGCCTATATTAAAGCATTGGGGTTAGGGTTGCATAAACCGCTGGCGTCGTTCAGCTGTCTGGACGACGGGCAGGGCGCTATTCAGGTGGTGGATTCC
Encoded here:
- a CDS encoding 4'-phosphopantetheinyl transferase family protein; amino-acid sequence: MSSISSCRWDDLTARTGSSPHCVVVLRAQLAHPTLVTQARQACGLDGTAQLASRQLAEGMLRTLLAPLCRQEAAALRFERNPHGKPFLPQHPAIQFNLSHTHSAFAFAFARHCAVGVDVESCQGQVNRKRAVAARFFHHDEIRWLDSLDDAGFLPAFTRLWSRKEAYIKALGLGLHKPLASFSCLDDGQGAIQVVDSGQAIDGGLGEQWITGEPSVALSYCLLSEGAARQDAWRLLLIQDDAQIN
- the vfmH gene encoding two-component system response regulator VfmH, with amino-acid sequence MADKQHILIVDDDAHILASLQMLLSMEGYQVTLCSAVEQVPVQLSQHDFDLILIDMNYQRDTTSGQEGLVLLEEIKRYDEYLPVVAMTGWGSVDIAVSAMRAGAVDFIQKPWDNERLLNVIRQQISFSLSQRSGKRLKEENKLLKLELEDNFNGEWVVESAPMKQLMRMVEQVAATETNILILGENGTGKSLLARVIHQLSSRRDENMVSVNMGCINENLFESEMFGHVKGAFTDARESRVGRFELADKGTLFLDEVGNLPMTQQSKLLRILEERSFERVGSSRTLKTNCRIIAATNADLSARVREGTFRQDLYYRLNTIELHVPSLAERQQDIMPLALNFIDRYARKYNKPVPELSASGQAALYGYHWPGNIRELSHLLERAVLLCSSSRLNSEDIFPSLPGAPQKMARAEPELACDATLADIEERLLCQRMAKFEGNAIKAARSLGLSRSAFYRRLEKYKINHE
- the vfmI gene encoding two-component system sensor histidine kinase VfmI; the protein is MSKLDSSFEPPHLLSFNVAAIAGLLGYFLLWLFPDQSVYLKILTVFIIFLCLIYSSFTFSERLNGKIHVVSNLLEALEQENFSLRGVTKGKSAFDNLIRQINQLSGTMARSRQQQKETYYVLHKVISNINISVFALDAERRIIWCNDAAAALVNKPLSLLIGQPAAEFGLEGLLQQSSDAEPVDWRFPSSRGMFQIRHDSYIEDGRQNHLLFISDVSKLLRNEEQKTWQNLLRVISHEINNSLTPIASISQTLLQVFRRDNQHPSAPDLINGMEIINNRARELIAFVGSYRQLNRLPPANKQSCDIAGLMMQMAMLFPQRKLVFSGETPQRAMIDANQMQQMLINLLKNADEAMESGKGEIVLRWKVIARQLHIEIIDQGKGVANIENLFVPFYTTKTHGSGIGLILCRQIVEGHDGHLTLENRKDAEGCVVNIFLPLG
- a CDS encoding ABC transporter ATP-binding protein yields the protein MTVLVQLDNVHKIFLTDEIETHALSKINLSIHTGEYVSIAGPSGCGKSTLLSIMGLLDAPTEGQYRLNGTDVERISRREMARLRNREIGFIFQSFNLISDLTIAENVALPLTYRKELSRAEQKARVIQALEKVNMSHRVRHYPSQLSGGQQQRVAVARAIVGKPSLLLADEPTGNLDSANAEAVMNILDELHQDGATICIVTHDPRSAMRAQRTIVLSDGQVVADGENGQLRQAV
- a CDS encoding ADOP family duplicated permease, whose product is MNFWFDIRYALRLLLKSPGFSVLTITVMACGLGLALYMYSVINTIMYKTLPYPKGEGMVMVTPKMDGESLNDAGLNFLDYEFIRQKATRLQDISYFYADYADLKDSEKSVRYIAVYNTPDMFGYTGVMPFLGRAFTLQDMQSDAAPVAVISYQLWQSYFNGRSDILNQTVKVNGSNTQVIGVMPKGFAFPFYHDLWLPSRLDPKLFPDREMAPEVFVFGRQPSEGKAMAATQELDSLLQDAAHQYPTKTNKSISANVLSFQESFTGEETAQTFFVMLSAVGFILLLACFNVGNLLLARSNQRTREIAIRMAIGSPMSRLVMQMLWESLIISSIAGVIGVLLASWGLDITNYIFPKFVPNKVPVWWHLSLDGGLILDAVILILATALITSALPAWKIANGKFAYALRDGANGVQGRKTGRFSRSLVVVEVALSCSILCISVLLLFLVMRATKADYGVPIDNFLVAKINVDQDSYPDDDSRRKLYSSLIDQICAIPGVQACGITSSTPGQFTFPHQIVTESSLPEGQDASPYSLVNDVRVMPGSLTAMGAKLLSGREFTESDIDSTLPVAVVSDSFITKYWPHEKAVIGKQLRFRDGNDYRWFTVVGVVSHIIHGRPFSEFKTRPTVYRSLTQLRQVNPSLTMMIKAPQPPRFSKPLLNVLNTLGPTIESTPPQTLSEQLSRNTIGVQFVTNLFLLFGAAAMVLAASGIYGVTQHAINQRTQEIGIRQALGATPTRLLRMLMFSGFRQLFVGLALGLPLAIFAAPKINRVYGDGGGNFMLLFGGVALFIVIIVALATWIPSRRVIMMKPGDAIRYE
- the vfmE gene encoding AraC family transcriptional regulator VfmE, with translation MSLQNTFAHTLDNDIFNNNLIQDMYRRHPNLRKTLAANNKATSLAGIIDYIIDNIGNNITLEDLEAVSGKSKFDICRLFNQVYNITPMRWIWRVRLTLAKEIIHISPNWSLTDICYACGFSSLPHFSRCFTKTYNIPPLKYRKLVSLERENESPRTLQNMSFDIIFGKQRHLFSRHVLLDNIHNLCN
- a CDS encoding alpha/beta hydrolase; the protein is MLLYNLCYPLMWLATLVQYNYYRVLVKLKHRPSLLLKVRIKPETHYVRLCRALRLADLWLLERCSLHLAARYLLSLFETTRYVAYKQVDHEYLAGFQQECVSFQRQTVYVFRWMPAAADTPTKTVLLVHGWEGRGIMFRPLCEALKAQGYGVVMPDLLAHGLSEGKRVSNYELAGLIIELGRRYGPFHAVVGHSSGGLVCSLALAQGLAAQRLVLLASPDNFGKMIDRFLAGASVSASLAVPMKTIYAQRFGFHPDQIGEALYRSLDCPALICHDQQDARVHPAVADEIHRAFARSEIFYTRGLGHLGILRSPLVHQRILSFLSDAGTGTETPCAPLIHDTATCHAPSAAACGGPMPVVSKPM